Sequence from the Ereboglobus luteus genome:
ACATCCTGCGCTGGTTCTGGTGGCGCATCAACGCGTGGAGCGAAATCACCGCGATGATCGTCTCCTTCGCCGTCGCCTGCTTCTTCCAATGGGGCGCGCCGCATCTCGGCATCGAGGCGGCCATGCGCGAGAGCGGCTGGTTCTCGATCATGGATTACAGTGCGTGGAAACTCGTCCTCGGCATTTTGCTGACAACCGCCGGCTGGCTGACCGTGACGTTCCTCACGCAACCGGAGCCGCAGGAAGTGCTCGCGAAGTTCTGTGAAAAAATTCGCGCGGGCGGTCCCGGCTGGCGCAAGGTGAGCGCGGCGATGCCCGCGTCGTCGGTTGCGAAGGGCAAGTGGGACGTGCCCACCGGCCTGCTGTGCATGATGGTCGGCTGCCTTGCGATCTGGTCGGCCCTGTTCGGCATCGGCAATTTGCTCTACGGGCGCTCGACGCTGGGCATCGTGCTCTGCGTCGTCGCGGTGCTCGCCACGCTTGCCACGCTGCGGCTCTCCACGCGCATCAAGCTGGGCTGACACCAGGGCGCACGCAAGGTGCGCCCCTACAAATTTCAAAAATCTATTTTTCCCATGACAGACATTCGTCCGAAAATCACACCTCCCCTCGATCCCGCCTTTGTGCCCGCCTCGCTTTGGACGCGCGCCTACGGCCGGCTGGTGGCAAACGACAACGGCGCGCGCGACGTCGAAATCACGCTCGTGCGCGGCGATGGCGGCCGCACAACCCATCGCACGCGCGCACTCGCCGCGGGTCATCCGCGGGCCGCGCTCACGCTCCGCCACATCGAGCGCATGATCAAGTTTCTCCTCTGGCAGCGCGGCGGCTGCCGTGTGCTCATCGCGGGCGCGGACGAACTGGTCGAGCCGCTCAAGCGCATTTACGGAGCGCAGGGCGAGCGCGCGTTCGACTGCGAAATGATGGGGGCTAAGATTTACGGAAACCCCTTCGAGGTCGCCCGCGCGGATGAGTCGAACGCGGCGTCCGCATTCGAGTCGCAGGACGAGCTTTCGGTTGGCGGGCATCTCGACGGCTGCCGCATCGGTTTCGACCTCGGCGGAAGCGATCGCAAAGTCGCCGCGCTCATCGACGGACGCGTGGTGTTTTCCGAGGAAATCCCGTGGAGTCCGTATTTCGAAAAAGATCCCTCGTATCACATCGACGGCGTGCAGGATTTGCTTGTTCGCGCCGCCGCGCACCTGCCGCGCGTCGATGCCATCGGCGGCAGCTCCGCCGGCGTGTATGTGAACAACGAGGTGCGTGTCGCGTCGCTTTTCCGCAACATCACACCCGAGCTTTTTGAGAAAAAAATCCGCCGCATGTTTCCCGACCTGCGCGAACGCTGGGGCGGCGTGCCCTTCGAGGTCGTCAACGACGGCGAGGTGACCGCGCTCGCCGGCTCGATGTTCATGAAGGACAACGCCGTGCTCGGCGTCTCGATGGGCACCAGCCAGGCCGGCGGCTACGTCACCACCAAGGGCGGTATCACGCCCTGGCTCAACGAGCTCGCGTTCGTGCCAGTCGATTACCGCGAGGACGCGCCCCGCGATGAATGGTCGGGCGACGGCGGTTGCGGCGTGCAGTATTTTTCGCAGCAAGGCGTGGCGCGCCTCGCCCGCGCCGCCGGTTTCGGATTCCCCGAAACCATGCCGATGCCCGAGCAACTCGAAGCCGTGCAGGAGGCCATGAAAAAGGCTGATCCGCGCGCGCGCGCCATCTACGAAACCGTGGGCGACTGCTTCGGCTATTCGCTCGCCCACTACGCGGATTTCTACGAGCTGCGCAACATCCTCATCCTCGGCCGCGTGACATCCGGCGAGGGCGGCCGCGTCATCATCGACCGCGCGCGCGCCGTCTTG
This genomic interval carries:
- a CDS encoding ROK family protein, with protein sequence MTDIRPKITPPLDPAFVPASLWTRAYGRLVANDNGARDVEITLVRGDGGRTTHRTRALAAGHPRAALTLRHIERMIKFLLWQRGGCRVLIAGADELVEPLKRIYGAQGERAFDCEMMGAKIYGNPFEVARADESNAASAFESQDELSVGGHLDGCRIGFDLGGSDRKVAALIDGRVVFSEEIPWSPYFEKDPSYHIDGVQDLLVRAAAHLPRVDAIGGSSAGVYVNNEVRVASLFRNITPELFEKKIRRMFPDLRERWGGVPFEVVNDGEVTALAGSMFMKDNAVLGVSMGTSQAGGYVTTKGGITPWLNELAFVPVDYREDAPRDEWSGDGGCGVQYFSQQGVARLARAAGFGFPETMPMPEQLEAVQEAMKKADPRARAIYETVGDCFGYSLAHYADFYELRNILILGRVTSGEGGRVIIDRARAVLDAEFPELSSRLALRTPGEQEKRHGQAIAAASLPAITDMQK